The following is a genomic window from Nitrospirota bacterium.
GGCGAAGACGACGGGAATCCTGGGCGATCGATTTCTCGACATCAGGGGGTGTACCGATGCAGCTCCCGAAATTCAGGACGGAGGGGAGATCAAACGCATCGGGGTGTCTACGAGCCTCGATGAGATCACGTCCAAGCTGTCCGGGATTGCGGAGAACATCAAGTCGGTCACCGACGCCCTGAGCAGCGTTCTCGGTGGCAAGAAGGGGGAGGAGCAGTTCGGCGCCATGGTGGAGGACCTCCGTGGCACGATCCACAGCGTGCGACAGATTGTGGAGGAGAACCGCGGCGATTTCAGCCGGAGCATGGCCAATTTCAGGAAGATTTCGGAAAGCCTCGGGGAGTCGGCCCCGGTGATTGCCGACAAGCTTGAGCATGCGGCAGAGGATATTCAGGAGTTTGTGAAGAACAACCGTGGCCGCCTGGAAAAGGACCTGGAACAGTTCGACAAGATGGTGGCGGAATTGTCCGAGTCGGCCAAGAGCCTGAGAAACATCACGGAAAAGATTGACAAGGGAGAGGGGACGCTCGGAAAGCTGGTGAATGACCCGGCACTGGCGGATTCGCTGACGAAGACCATCGGGGATGTGCAGGGCGCCGTGGAAAAGATCGGCCAACTCAAGATCGGCGTGGAATATCGCGGCGAGGTGATGATGGCGGACAGGCAGGGGGGGGGATCGGACACGGGCATGAAGAACTACCTTTCCGTTCGCGCCCAGCCGAGGCCGGACAAATACTTTCGATTCGGCGTGGTGGTGGACCCGCTCGCCGCCGAGATCGATCGGAGCCGGGAGTACGATGCGACCGGCGCCGTCCGATTGGATGACAAGGGGAACCGCGTGGAGGCCGTAACGGCGTCCTCCAAAGACATCAGATTCTCGGTGGAAATCGCCAAGCGATACAGTTTCCTCACTCTTCGTGGAGGGCTTCTTGAGAGCACGGCCGGAGTGGGCATGGACATGCAGTTCTTCCGGGACGCCCTCATGTTTTCAGCCGAAGGATTCGACTTTGCCCGCGATGCCCGTCCACATCTCAAAGTACGAGCGGAATACACCTTTCTCCGGTACATCACGGCCAACGTGGGGTACGACGACCC
Proteins encoded in this region:
- a CDS encoding MCE family protein, translated to MSTPVRVGIFVALLLGVLLWGTLKLTGERGIMGGGYRVSLVLESAEGLRAGGFVRMAGVPIGQVESIELEGTSARIHVRIKGDVRLREDCQVTAKTTGILGDRFLDIRGCTDAAPEIQDGGEIKRIGVSTSLDEITSKLSGIAENIKSVTDALSSVLGGKKGEEQFGAMVEDLRGTIHSVRQIVEENRGDFSRSMANFRKISESLGESAPVIADKLEHAAEDIQEFVKNNRGRLEKDLEQFDKMVAELSESAKSLRNITEKIDKGEGTLGKLVNDPALADSLTKTIGDVQGAVEKIGQLKIGVEYRGEVMMADRQGGGSDTGMKNYLSVRAQPRPDKYFRFGVVVDPLAAEIDRSREYDATGAVRLDDKGNRVEAVTASSKDIRFSVEIAKRYSFLTLRGGLLESTAGVGMDMQFFRDALMFSAEGFDFARDARPHLKVRAEYTFLRYITANVGYDDPLYRPDTQERNILFEEFGARRRPSVFFGGGMRFTDEDLKTLLPFIPGL